A stretch of Panthera tigris isolate Pti1 chromosome E2, P.tigris_Pti1_mat1.1, whole genome shotgun sequence DNA encodes these proteins:
- the NOP53 gene encoding LOW QUALITY PROTEIN: ribosome biogenesis protein NOP53 (The sequence of the model RefSeq protein was modified relative to this genomic sequence to represent the inferred CDS: inserted 1 base in 1 codon) gives MAPGDGGGGGGRCSKNEADSGFXGLRPTSVDPALRRRRRGPRNKKRGWRRLAQEPLGLEVDQFLEDVRLQERTSGGLVSEAPDEKLFFVDTGAKQKELNKKRTKSQKRSLLLKKPLRVDLVLENTSKVPVPKDVLAHQVPNARKLKRKEQLWEKLAKQGELPREVRKAQARLRNPPAIKAKPGPQDTVERPFYDLWAKDNLLDRPLAGQDAFFLEQTKKKGVKRPPHLHAKPSQVPAVEVTPAGASYNPSFEDHQTLLLAAHEVELQRQKQAERLQRQLALPSPEQAATQESTFQEMCQGLLEESDGEGESGEGQDEGPEAGGEQAEGAEASVVAARPATVEKKTEQQRRREKAARKMRVQQAAVRAARLRHQELFRLRGIKAQVARRLAELARRREQRRARRLAEADRPRRLGRLKYQDPDIDVQLSSELADSLRTLKPEGNILRDRFKSFQKRNMIEPRERAKFRRKYKVKLVERRAFREIQ, from the exons ATGGCGCCGGGAgacggtggcggcggcggcggacgGTGCTCGAAAAATGAAGCCGATTCCGGCT CTGGGCTGCGGCCCACGTCGGTGGACCCGGCGctgaggcggcggcggcgaggcCCAAGAAATAAAAAGCGAGGCTGGCGGCGGCTCGCTCAGGAGCCGCTGGGGCTGGAGGTCGACCAGTTCCTGGAAGACGTGCGGCTGCAGGAGCGCACGAGCGG TGGCTTGGTATCCGAGGCCCCCGATGAGAAACTCTTCTTCGTGGACACCGGCGCCAAGCAAAAAG AGCTGAACAAGAAGAGAACCAAAAGCCAGAAAAGGTCACTTCTACTCAAGAAACCCCTTCGCGTTGACCTCGTCCTAGAGAACACGTCCAAGGTCCCTGTCCCCAAAGA TGTCCTTGCTCACCAGGTCCCCAATGCCAGAAAGCTCAAACGGAAGGAGCAGCTATGGGAGAAACTGGCCAAACAGGGTGAGCTGCCCCGGGAGGTGCGCAAGGCACAGGCCCGGCTTCGGAACCCTCCTGCGATCAAAGCCAAGCCTGGGCCCCAAGACACCGTTGAGCGGCCTTTCTATGACCTCTGGGCCAAAGACA ACCTCCTGGACCGGCCCTTGGCTGGCCAGGACGCCTTTTTCCTGGAGCAGACCAAGAAGAAAGGAGTGAAG CGGCCGCCACATCTGCACGCCAAGCCCTCCCAGGTCCCTGCCGTGGAGGTGACGCCCGCCGGGGCCTCCTACAACCCGTCCTTTGAGGACCACCAG ACCCTGCTCCTGGCAGCCCACGAGGTCGAGCTGCAGCGACAGAAGCAGGCAGAGAGGCTGCAGCGGCAGCTGGCCCTGCCCAGCCCGGAGCAGGCTGCCACCCAG gagTCTACATTCCAGGAGATGTGCCAGGGGCTGCTGGAGGAGTCCGACGGGGAGGGGGAGTCGGGCGAGGGCCAGGACGAGGGGCCCGAGGCTGGAGGGGAGCAGGCCGAGGGAGCTGAGGCCTCAGTCGTGGCCGCGCGCCCGGCCACCGTGGAGAAGAAGACcgagcagcagcggcggcgggaGAAGGCCGCCCGGAAGATG CGAGTGCAGCAGGCCGCCGTGCGGGCCGCCCGGCTGCGGCACCAGGAGCTCTTCAGGCTGCGTGGGATCAAGGCCCAGGTGGCGAGGCGACTGGCGGAGCTGGCGCGACGGCGGGAGCAGCGGCGGGCGCGGAGACTGGCCGAGGCGGACAGGCCCCGCAGGCTGGGGCGGCTCAA GTATCAGGACCCCGACATCGACGTGCAGCTCAGCTCGGAGCTCGCTGACTCGCTTAGGACCCTAAAG
- the EHD2 gene encoding EH domain-containing protein 2 — protein MFSWLKRSGARGQQPEAIRTVTSSLKELYRTKLLPLEEHYRFGAFHSPALEDADFDGKPMVLVAGQYSTGKTSFIQYLLEQEVPGSRVGPEPTTDCFVAVMHGDTEGTVPGNALVVDPDKPFRKLNPFGNTFLNRFMCAQLPNQVLESISIIDTPGILSGTKQRVSRGYDFPAVLRWFAERVDLIILLFDAHKLEISDEFSEAIGALRGHEDKIRVVLNKADMVETQQLMRVYGALMWALGKVVGTPEVLRVYIGSFWSQPLLVPDNRRLFELEEQDLFRDIQGLPRHAALRKLNDLVKRARLVRVHAYIISYLKKEMPSVFGKENKKKQLILKLPVIFAKIQLEHHISPGDFPDCQKMQELLMAHDFTKFHSLKPKLLEALDEMLTHDIAKLMPLLRQEELENTEVGVQGGAFEGTHMGPFVERGPDEALEDGEEGSDDEAEWVVTKDKSKYDEIFYNLVPADGKLSGTKAKTWMVGTKLPNSVLGRIWKLSDVDRDGMLDDEEFALASHLIEAKLEGHGLPANLPRRLVPPSKRRHKGSAE, from the exons ATGTTCAGCTGGCTGAAGCGGAGCGGGGCGCGGGGCCAGCAGCCCGAGGCCATCCGCACGGTGACCTCGTCGCTCAAGGAGCTGTACCGCACCAAACTGCTGCCCCTTGAGGAACACTATCGATTCGGGGCCTTCCACTCGCCGGCCCTGGAGGACGCCGATTTCGACGGCAAGCCCATGGTGCTGGTGGCCGGCCAGTACAGCACGGGCAAGACCAGCTTCATCCAGTACCTGCTGGAGCAGGAGGTGCCGGGCTCCCGCGTGGGGCCCGAGCCGACCACCGACTGCTTTGTGGCCGTCATGCACGGGGACACGGAGGGCACCGTGCCGGGCAACGCCCTCGTGGTTGACCCGGACAAGCCATTCCGCAAGCTCAACCCTTTTGGGAACACCTTCCTCAATAG GTTCATGTGTGCCCAGCTGCCCAATCAGGTCCTGGAGAGCATTAGTATCATCGACACCCCGGGCATCCTGTCAGGCACCAAACAGAGAGTGAGCCGCG GCTACGACTTCCCGGCGGTGCTGCGCTGGTTCGCAGAGCGCGTGGACCTCATCATCCTGCTCTTCGACGCGCACAAGCTGGAGATCTCGGACGAGTTCTCGGAGGCCATCGGCGCCCTCCGGGGCCACGAGGACAAGATCCGCGTGGTGCTCAACAAGGCGGACATGGTGGAGACACAGCAGCTGATGCGCGTCTACGGGGCGCTCATGTGGGCGCTGGGCAAGGTGGTGGGCACGCCCGAGGTGCTGCGCGTCTACATCGGCTCCTTCTGGTCCCAGCCCCTCCTGGTGCCCGACAACCGGCGCCTCTTCGAGTTGGAGGAGCAGGATCTGTTCCGGGACATCCAGGGCCTGCCGCGCCACGCCGCCCTGCGCAAGCTCAACGACCTGGTGAAGAGGGCCCGGCTGGTGCGG GTACATGCGTACATCATCAGCTACTTGAAGAAGGAGATGCCCTCCGTGTTTGGCAAGGAGAACAAGAAGAAGCAGTTAATCCTCAAGTTGCCCGTCATCTTTGCGAAGATTCAGCTGGAGCATCACATATCGCCCGGCGACTTTCCCGACTGCCAGAAAATGCAG GAGCTGCTGATGGCTCACGACTTCACCAAATTCCACTCGTTGAAGCCGAAGCTGCTGGAGGCGCTTGACGAGATGCTGACCCACGACATCGCTAAGCTCATGCCCCTGCTGCGGCAGGAGGAGCTGGAGAACACCGAGGTGGGCGTGCAGGGCGGCGCTTTCGAGGGCACCCACATGGGCCCGTTCGTGGAGCGGGGGCCCGATGAGGCCCTGGAGGACGGCGAGGAGGGCTCGGACGACGAGGCCGAGTGGGTGGTGACCAAGGACAAGTCCAAGTACGACGAGATCTTCTACAACCTGGTGCCGGCCGATGGCAAGCTGAGCGGCACCAAGGCCAAGACCTGGATGGTGGGCACCAAGCTCCCCAACTCGGTGCTGGGGCGCATCTGGAAGCTGAGCGACGTCGACCGGGACGGCATGCTGGATGACGAGGAGTTCGCCCTGGCCAGCCACCTCATCGAGGCCAAGCTGGAGGGCCACGGGCTGCCCGCCAACCTGCCCCGTCGCCTGGTGCCGCCCTCCAAGCGACGTCACAAGGGCTCTGCAGAGTGA